The proteins below are encoded in one region of Paenibacillus albus:
- the cysT gene encoding sulfate ABC transporter permease subunit CysT, translated as MKSSTTKRTKPRSVLPGFGLSLGFTIFYLSVLVIIPLAGIFVKTSGLTPEQFWHTVSNPRVIASYKVSFLTSFYAALANLVFGLIIAWVLVRYRFPGKKLIDSLIDMPFALPTAVAGISLTAIYAPNGWVGKLVEPLGLKIAFTPLGITLALIFIGLPFVVRTVQPVLQDLDNEVEEAAVMLGAFRLRTFRRVILPELIPALLTGFALAFARGIGEYGSVVFISGNMPMKTEIAPLLIMTKLEQYDYKGATAIAMVMLIVSFILLLLINYLQWRSNRRVVTA; from the coding sequence ATGAAAAGTTCCACTACAAAGCGTACGAAGCCGCGCAGCGTGCTGCCTGGCTTCGGCCTCTCGCTTGGATTCACGATTTTTTACTTGAGTGTGCTTGTCATCATTCCATTAGCAGGCATATTCGTCAAGACATCCGGCCTCACCCCAGAGCAGTTCTGGCATACGGTTTCTAACCCGCGTGTCATTGCTTCCTACAAAGTGAGCTTCCTGACTTCCTTCTACGCAGCACTAGCGAATCTCGTTTTCGGACTCATCATTGCATGGGTGCTCGTGCGTTACCGGTTCCCAGGCAAGAAGCTCATCGACAGTTTAATCGACATGCCGTTCGCGCTGCCAACTGCTGTTGCCGGCATCTCGTTAACTGCAATCTATGCGCCTAACGGCTGGGTAGGCAAGCTCGTTGAACCGCTTGGCCTTAAGATCGCGTTCACGCCGCTTGGCATCACGCTGGCGCTCATCTTCATCGGACTGCCTTTCGTCGTAAGGACCGTGCAGCCTGTGCTGCAGGATCTTGACAACGAAGTCGAGGAAGCGGCAGTCATGCTAGGCGCGTTCCGCTTGCGGACGTTCCGCCGTGTCATTCTGCCGGAGCTGATTCCGGCACTGCTGACTGGATTTGCGCTTGCTTTTGCCCGTGGGATTGGGGAGTATGGCTCAGTCGTCTTTATCTCCGGCAACATGCCGATGAAGACGGAGATCGCGCCGCTGCTCATTATGACCAAGCTGGAACAATACGATTACAAAGGCGCAACAGCGATCGCAATGGTGATGCTTATCGTATCGTTCATCCTGCTGCTTCTAATTAACTACTTACAATGGCGGAGCAATCGCCGCGTTGTAACGGCATAG
- the uvrC gene encoding excinuclease ABC subunit UvrC gives MTEQTSHESAASRRLAQERIRNKLALLPDQPGCYLMKDHSGKIIYVGKAKVLKNRVRSYFNGSHNGKTLRLVSHIRDFEYIVTSSNMEALILECNLIKQYMPQYNVLLKDDKTFPYIKITSEAHPKLEVTRRIVKDKGKYFGPYPNAYAAQQTKKLLDRLYPLRKCGVLPDKVCLYYHLGQCVAPCEYDIEPGTYENMVQEITRFLNGGHEEVRKTLQGKMEAAAENLEFERAKEYRDQMIAIDAVMEKQKITLNDAMDRDVFGYATDKGWMCVQIMYMRQGKLIERRATTFPYYGEAYDDFMTFVTQYYSENPALPKEIFLPTPPQESAVQEADSTEAAQAVNLAIPVLTVEDTDQSDNEPEAGSAEAELRNSLQKWLKVKVFMPLRGRKRDVVAMAVKNAKVTLDEKFKLIERDEERTFKAAEGLAEAIGLPQVRRIEAFDNSNIQGTDPVSAMVVFIDGKPDKKEYRKYKVKTVKGPDDYETMREVIRRRYERVLKEELELPDLIIVDGGRGQISAALDILENELGLGIPVCGLVKDAKHKTAQLMTGDPPEVVPLPRDSQEFYLLQRIQDEVHRFAITFHREQRGKSMVVSKLDSIPGIGEKRRKALLKHFGSIKKIKEAGIEDFRPLSIGEKLAAQIIEALREEP, from the coding sequence ATGACGGAGCAAACAAGCCACGAATCAGCGGCGAGCAGGCGTCTCGCACAGGAGCGAATTCGCAATAAACTAGCGCTTCTGCCGGACCAGCCGGGCTGTTATCTGATGAAGGACCATAGCGGCAAAATCATTTACGTGGGCAAAGCAAAGGTGCTTAAAAACCGTGTGCGTTCATATTTCAACGGCAGTCATAACGGCAAAACATTGCGGCTTGTCTCGCACATCCGCGATTTCGAATACATTGTTACATCGAGCAACATGGAAGCACTTATTCTTGAATGTAATTTGATCAAGCAGTATATGCCGCAATACAACGTTCTGCTGAAGGACGATAAGACGTTTCCTTATATCAAAATCACTAGTGAAGCGCATCCGAAGCTTGAAGTGACAAGGCGGATCGTTAAGGATAAGGGGAAGTATTTTGGCCCGTATCCGAATGCGTATGCGGCGCAGCAGACCAAGAAGCTGCTGGATCGACTGTATCCGCTGCGCAAGTGCGGCGTGCTGCCGGACAAAGTATGCCTCTATTATCATTTGGGTCAATGCGTTGCGCCATGCGAGTACGATATCGAGCCAGGCACCTATGAGAATATGGTGCAGGAGATAACGCGGTTTCTAAACGGCGGCCATGAAGAAGTGAGGAAGACGCTGCAGGGCAAAATGGAAGCGGCGGCGGAAAATCTCGAATTCGAGCGTGCCAAGGAATACCGCGATCAGATGATCGCAATTGATGCCGTCATGGAGAAGCAGAAGATTACGCTCAACGACGCAATGGACCGCGACGTGTTCGGTTATGCGACGGACAAAGGCTGGATGTGCGTGCAAATCATGTACATGCGTCAGGGCAAGCTTATTGAACGCAGGGCGACGACATTCCCGTATTACGGCGAAGCGTACGATGATTTCATGACATTCGTTACGCAGTATTATTCGGAGAATCCGGCGCTGCCGAAGGAGATCTTCTTGCCGACGCCGCCGCAAGAGTCAGCTGTTCAAGAAGCGGACTCAACTGAGGCTGCCCAGGCAGTTAACCTTGCAATTCCAGTGCTAACCGTTGAAGACACAGATCAAAGCGACAACGAGCCGGAAGCGGGATCGGCAGAAGCTGAGCTTCGTAACTCACTGCAAAAGTGGCTGAAGGTGAAGGTGTTCATGCCGCTTCGCGGACGCAAGCGGGACGTCGTAGCCATGGCCGTGAAGAACGCGAAGGTGACGCTTGATGAGAAGTTCAAGCTCATCGAACGCGATGAGGAGCGGACTTTCAAGGCGGCAGAAGGTCTGGCGGAAGCGATAGGCCTGCCGCAGGTGCGCCGAATCGAGGCTTTCGATAACTCGAACATTCAAGGGACCGATCCGGTATCTGCAATGGTTGTGTTCATTGACGGAAAGCCGGATAAGAAGGAATACCGCAAATATAAAGTGAAAACGGTCAAAGGACCGGACGACTACGAAACGATGCGGGAAGTCATTCGCCGCCGCTATGAGCGCGTGCTGAAGGAAGAGCTGGAGCTGCCGGATCTCATTATTGTGGATGGAGGCAGGGGACAGATATCCGCGGCTCTCGATATTCTCGAGAACGAGCTTGGCTTAGGTATTCCGGTGTGCGGCCTCGTTAAAGATGCGAAGCATAAGACAGCGCAGCTCATGACAGGAGATCCGCCGGAAGTTGTGCCGCTCCCGCGAGACAGCCAGGAATTCTACCTCCTGCAGCGGATTCAAGACGAGGTGCATCGCTTTGCCATTACGTTCCACCGGGAGCAACGAGGCAAGTCGATGGTCGTATCGAAGCTTGATTCGATTCCGGGCATTGGGGAGAAGCGGCGGAAGGCGCTGCTCAAGCATTTTGGCTCCATTAAGAAAATAAAAGAAGCCGGAATTGAAGATTTCCGGCCTCTGTCGATCGGCGAGAAGCTCGCCGCGCAAATTATTGAAGCATTGAGGGAGGAACCGTAA
- a CDS encoding succinate dehydrogenase cytochrome b558 subunit, translated as MKGNSYLSRKIHSLLGVIPLGLFLIEHMVTNFSAYERGPQGFEDSVKFLNDLPLVFFLELFGIWLPLLFHGVYGLYVAYQSNLNTGRFQYGRNWAFALQRISGVITFIFIFWHLYQTRYQVMIGAVTHEELGNLMHDVTTNGFYFVLYVIGILAATFHFSNGMWAFLVSWGITVGPRAQRISSFIWIGVFVIVAVIFLLSLGSFKGDEFKEAASAALQLTNLV; from the coding sequence ATGAAAGGAAATTCGTATTTATCGCGCAAGATCCACTCCTTGCTTGGAGTAATACCGCTCGGCTTATTCCTTATCGAGCATATGGTGACGAACTTTTCCGCATATGAGCGCGGGCCGCAAGGATTCGAGGATAGTGTCAAGTTTTTGAATGATCTTCCGCTCGTTTTCTTCCTGGAGCTGTTCGGCATATGGCTGCCGCTTCTGTTCCACGGCGTGTACGGACTATATGTCGCTTATCAGTCCAACCTGAACACCGGGCGGTTCCAATATGGCCGCAACTGGGCATTCGCGCTTCAGCGGATTTCAGGTGTCATCACATTCATCTTCATCTTCTGGCATCTATACCAGACGCGTTACCAAGTTATGATCGGCGCGGTAACCCATGAAGAGCTGGGCAATTTGATGCATGACGTCACAACGAACGGCTTCTACTTCGTGCTCTATGTGATCGGTATTCTTGCTGCAACATTCCACTTCAGCAATGGTATGTGGGCATTCCTCGTGAGCTGGGGTATTACAGTTGGACCGCGTGCACAACGCATCTCCTCGTTCATTTGGATCGGTGTATTCGTTATTGTGGCAGTGATTTTCCTGCTGTCGCTTGGATCGTTCAAGGGCGATGAGTTCAAAGAAGCGGCTTCTGCTGCTCTACAATTGACGAATCTCGTTTAA
- a CDS encoding LysR family transcriptional regulator, with protein sequence MLDELYMFTVIVEQASLNKASAELNLSQPALSRKIAKLEQELGALLFNRIGKRLELTRIGQLTYDYAVETRQQHLRYLKLVAEYKTAGRKALTIGASLTTLQTSLPDLIQTLTASSPELDIKAITGKTHEIVTLVRERKADLGIVASSIDDPQLKCIPLFDDHLVLVLPRNHFVMDKGLPVITDLNGLPMILFSKGTWYRILTDELFEKYRLLPDVRMEIDSFEAILRLLHTCRAATLLPKSYLRPEMLKDNDLIVIPIRELEATKRTTSLIHAESESLSPAVRLWIDEIATHYKRV encoded by the coding sequence ATGTTAGATGAGTTGTATATGTTCACCGTCATTGTAGAGCAGGCGAGCTTGAATAAAGCATCTGCTGAGCTGAACCTGTCGCAGCCCGCTCTCTCGCGCAAAATCGCAAAGCTTGAGCAAGAGCTCGGTGCACTGCTGTTTAACCGTATTGGCAAGCGGCTTGAGCTTACGCGCATCGGCCAGCTAACCTACGATTACGCCGTCGAGACCCGCCAGCAGCATCTTCGTTATTTGAAGCTCGTTGCGGAATACAAGACTGCCGGTCGGAAGGCGCTGACGATCGGCGCGAGCTTAACGACTTTGCAAACATCGTTGCCTGACCTCATCCAGACGCTTACGGCAAGTAGTCCCGAGCTTGACATCAAAGCGATTACGGGCAAAACGCATGAGATCGTCACGCTTGTCCGCGAGCGCAAAGCCGATCTTGGAATCGTGGCTTCAAGCATCGATGATCCGCAGTTGAAATGCATTCCTTTGTTCGATGACCACCTTGTGCTTGTGCTGCCGCGAAATCATTTTGTGATGGATAAAGGGCTGCCGGTTATTACAGATCTAAATGGTCTGCCGATGATCCTCTTCTCCAAAGGGACTTGGTATCGCATCTTAACGGACGAATTGTTCGAAAAATACCGACTGCTCCCCGATGTCCGCATGGAAATCGACTCCTTCGAGGCGATTCTGCGGCTGCTTCACACCTGCCGGGCAGCGACATTGCTGCCGAAGTCTTACTTGCGTCCTGAGATGCTCAAAGATAACGATCTCATCGTTATCCCGATCCGCGAGCTGGAAGCGACAAAGCGCACAACGTCGCTGATTCATGCGGAGTCGGAGAGCTTGAGTCCGGCGGTGCGGCTGTGGATCGACGAGATCGCTACGCATTATAAGCGCGTGTGA
- the cysW gene encoding sulfate ABC transporter permease subunit CysW: protein MAGGAVTVSLKEKAAQRPKHINESTAVRIVLISIALLFLVAVVLLPLLSVFVEAFKKGTDVYFAALRDPDALSALKLTLTTAVIAVPLNTVFGVAAAWAITKFRFRGKNILITLIDLPFAVSPVISGLVFVLLFGAQGFFGPWLADHDIHILFALPAIVLATTFVTFPFVARELIPLMQAQGVQEEEAAASLGAKGWQIFWRVTLPNIKWGLLYGVILCNARAMGEFGAVSVVSGHIRGETNTLPLHIEILYNEYQFAASFAVASLLVMLAVLTLIIKSFIEWRTNAKSPERSADDAH from the coding sequence ATGGCAGGAGGAGCTGTAACGGTTTCTTTGAAGGAGAAGGCTGCGCAAAGGCCTAAACATATTAACGAATCAACTGCTGTTCGCATTGTACTTATATCTATTGCACTTCTATTCCTTGTAGCAGTTGTGCTGCTCCCGCTGCTGTCGGTGTTCGTCGAAGCTTTCAAGAAAGGCACGGACGTGTACTTCGCAGCCCTTCGGGATCCCGATGCCTTGTCGGCGTTGAAGCTGACGCTGACGACCGCAGTAATTGCTGTTCCGCTTAACACGGTGTTCGGTGTAGCAGCGGCTTGGGCGATAACTAAGTTCCGGTTTCGTGGCAAAAACATTCTTATTACGCTGATCGACTTGCCTTTTGCAGTATCACCGGTCATCTCGGGTCTCGTATTCGTGCTTCTGTTCGGAGCACAAGGATTCTTCGGTCCGTGGCTGGCGGACCACGATATCCACATCCTCTTCGCACTGCCGGCGATCGTGCTAGCGACAACGTTCGTGACATTCCCATTCGTCGCGAGAGAGTTGATCCCGCTCATGCAAGCTCAAGGCGTGCAGGAAGAAGAAGCAGCGGCGAGCCTGGGAGCGAAAGGTTGGCAAATCTTCTGGCGCGTGACACTGCCGAACATTAAGTGGGGTTTGCTGTACGGCGTTATTCTCTGTAACGCTCGTGCGATGGGCGAGTTCGGCGCTGTGTCGGTCGTATCAGGACATATCCGCGGAGAGACGAACACGCTGCCGCTTCACATTGAAATTCTGTACAACGAATACCAGTTCGCGGCGTCATTCGCTGTCGCTTCGCTGCTCGTTATGCTGGCGGTCCTGACGCTGATCATTAAGAGCTTTATCGAGTGGAGAACGAATGCGAAAAGTCCGGAAAGGAGTGCTGACGATGCACATTGA
- the rsgA gene encoding ribosome small subunit-dependent GTPase A encodes MIEQANEQKNEQVNEQVNAQVCEQMNEQGQGQEQGQLRPADLLQQFGWNTDWETRFAAASAALPKGCIPARVIAQFTNQYRIMTSAGELSAEVSGKFQFQANTRSEYPAVGDWVAAAPMDGEKRAIIHGVLPRGSAMIRRASGSVPEEQVIGTNIDTLFIVGALNGDYNVSRIERYLVTAWESGATPVVLLTKADLCDNVELSIAEVEASAPGVPVHAVSAVAGTGRDALAPYLQPGSTIAVTGSSGVGKSTLLNWLAGGELMRTQGIREDDARGRHTTTHRELFPLPGGFIMMDTPGMRELQLWESDSGWQEAFADIESIAANCRFRDCRHERELGCAVREALSSGALEERRFTSYKKTGRELAHQMRKEQSVSKRQQKSADKRREARTTFSKRMIDAD; translated from the coding sequence ATGATTGAGCAAGCGAATGAGCAAAAGAACGAGCAAGTGAACGAGCAAGTGAACGCACAAGTGTGCGAACAAATGAATGAACAAGGACAAGGGCAAGAGCAAGGACAGTTAAGGCCTGCAGATCTTCTGCAGCAGTTCGGCTGGAATACAGACTGGGAGACACGCTTCGCTGCTGCGAGCGCTGCGCTTCCGAAAGGCTGCATTCCTGCGCGAGTTATCGCTCAATTCACGAATCAATATCGCATCATGACTTCTGCTGGAGAGCTGTCCGCTGAAGTGAGCGGCAAGTTCCAGTTCCAGGCGAATACCCGGAGCGAATATCCGGCTGTTGGAGATTGGGTCGCCGCTGCGCCAATGGATGGCGAGAAGCGCGCCATCATTCATGGCGTGCTTCCTCGCGGCTCCGCGATGATCCGCCGGGCGTCGGGCAGCGTACCTGAAGAGCAGGTCATCGGCACGAATATTGATACGCTCTTCATCGTTGGCGCGCTTAACGGCGACTATAACGTGAGCCGTATCGAGCGCTATCTCGTCACCGCATGGGAAAGCGGCGCGACGCCGGTCGTCCTGCTGACCAAAGCGGACCTGTGCGACAACGTCGAGCTGAGCATCGCCGAGGTTGAAGCGTCTGCTCCCGGCGTTCCGGTACATGCGGTCAGCGCAGTTGCCGGAACTGGCCGTGATGCGCTTGCGCCTTATCTACAGCCAGGCAGCACCATTGCCGTGACTGGTTCCTCCGGCGTCGGCAAGTCGACGCTGCTCAACTGGTTGGCCGGCGGCGAGCTGATGCGCACGCAAGGCATCCGCGAAGATGATGCGCGCGGACGCCATACCACAACGCACCGCGAGCTGTTCCCGCTTCCCGGCGGCTTCATCATGATGGATACGCCGGGCATGCGCGAGCTCCAGCTATGGGAATCCGACAGCGGCTGGCAGGAAGCATTCGCGGATATCGAATCGATCGCTGCGAACTGCCGCTTCCGCGACTGCCGCCACGAGCGCGAGCTCGGCTGCGCCGTGAGGGAAGCGTTGAGCAGTGGAGCTCTGGAGGAGCGCCGCTTCACGAGCTACAAGAAAACGGGCCGCGAGCTCGCGCACCAAATGCGCAAAGAGCAATCTGTCAGCAAGCGCCAGCAGAAGAGTGCCGACAAGCGGCGCGAGGCGCGCACAACGTTCTCGAAGCGTATGATAGACGCGGATTAA
- a CDS encoding YezD family protein, whose product MAKPIVLDQEWIERITTQVNGLEYGSVLITVHDGRVVQIDRTERKRFEASAKPSQNHAKEQAHGQASAAGDKLKAIN is encoded by the coding sequence ATGGCGAAACCAATAGTGCTCGATCAAGAATGGATTGAACGGATTACGACGCAGGTGAACGGACTTGAATACGGATCGGTGCTTATCACCGTTCATGACGGGCGTGTCGTCCAGATCGACCGCACCGAACGCAAACGGTTCGAAGCTTCCGCGAAGCCGAGTCAAAATCATGCGAAAGAACAAGCTCACGGGCAAGCTTCCGCAGCTGGAGATAAATTGAAAGCTATTAATTAG
- a CDS encoding CPBP family glutamic-type intramembrane protease, translating to MNTNFPHHEPNWKLFSWLAGIGIIIYLLIQIVPSTAESFFDSNSEPVIAKSKAEDAAAAFVKKQFHVTPNSVHAVHQSDSLLYGYLEKNKLTKSYEKLYEEQFPTDTFQVTAKMPDRSEIFIYVHMQKGTVVAWNRLNGNQVTPAKGKELTDTALKFAMSKGFQKSSLKVDRTNADTGQIWFTANKVIGIAKLNLGIRAEKQPNGSILIAAYKPTFKVPSDYTVYVDKQKRLANYLSTLGSLFLSFVLFILAIIYASLYRKHTSFLRGIALTLLFLGMYLVNDFNMKDGLVASFGEVLHADTMAYTAVIVTCLVTVIMGLSVYFSLVGGDGLWRALGRNLWPRFGQPGYGEHVWRSMWLGYLAAFMLLGLQTIIFIILMNMNGAWSTTDVTQSPYNLAAPWLFPLLAWCAAISEESVYRLFGIGLMKRWFKNSFVASLIPTIIWALGHVTYPIFPSTTRLLELTILGLIFSFLFLRFGFITVLFAHAVFDSLMMAISLMFMGSVGNVLIGLVYIVLPIPIAWLIRNFDRKKRANLTVPPSMLQ from the coding sequence GTGAATACTAATTTTCCCCATCATGAACCGAATTGGAAGCTGTTCTCCTGGCTCGCCGGCATTGGCATTATTATTTATTTACTGATCCAGATTGTCCCGTCAACCGCTGAATCGTTCTTCGACTCGAACAGTGAGCCGGTCATTGCGAAGAGCAAAGCCGAGGATGCTGCAGCCGCATTCGTAAAGAAGCAGTTCCACGTCACCCCTAACAGTGTGCACGCCGTCCATCAATCTGACAGTCTGCTGTATGGCTACTTGGAGAAGAACAAGCTGACGAAGAGCTATGAGAAGCTCTACGAAGAGCAGTTTCCGACCGACACTTTCCAAGTGACCGCGAAAATGCCCGACCGCAGCGAAATTTTCATCTATGTGCATATGCAAAAAGGAACTGTCGTCGCCTGGAATCGCCTGAACGGCAATCAAGTCACTCCGGCCAAAGGTAAAGAACTGACCGACACCGCGCTCAAGTTTGCCATGTCGAAGGGCTTCCAGAAGTCTAGCTTGAAAGTCGATCGGACGAACGCAGATACCGGGCAAATCTGGTTTACAGCGAATAAAGTAATTGGTATTGCAAAGCTCAACCTTGGCATACGCGCAGAGAAGCAACCGAACGGCTCCATTCTCATCGCTGCATATAAACCAACTTTTAAGGTTCCTAGCGACTACACGGTGTACGTCGATAAACAGAAGCGGCTTGCAAACTATCTATCCACGCTCGGCAGCTTGTTCCTGTCGTTCGTGCTTTTCATTCTCGCCATCATCTATGCATCGCTCTACCGGAAGCATACCTCCTTCCTCCGAGGTATTGCTCTCACATTGCTGTTCCTCGGCATGTATCTTGTCAATGACTTCAACATGAAGGACGGTCTTGTCGCCAGCTTCGGCGAAGTGCTGCATGCCGATACGATGGCATATACTGCCGTCATAGTCACTTGCCTCGTTACAGTCATAATGGGATTGTCCGTCTACTTTTCACTCGTCGGAGGCGACGGCTTGTGGCGTGCGCTTGGTCGCAACCTGTGGCCAAGATTCGGTCAGCCTGGCTATGGCGAGCATGTATGGCGCAGCATGTGGCTGGGGTATTTGGCAGCTTTTATGCTTCTGGGGCTGCAAACGATTATTTTTATCATCTTAATGAATATGAACGGCGCCTGGTCGACGACCGACGTGACTCAATCACCCTATAATCTGGCTGCACCGTGGCTGTTCCCACTGCTAGCTTGGTGTGCTGCCATCTCAGAGGAATCGGTGTACCGCCTCTTCGGCATTGGACTGATGAAACGCTGGTTCAAAAATTCGTTCGTTGCGTCGCTTATCCCGACGATCATCTGGGCGCTTGGACATGTCACTTACCCCATCTTCCCATCGACGACGAGGCTGCTCGAGCTGACGATTCTTGGCTTAATCTTCAGCTTCCTGTTCCTGCGTTTTGGCTTCATAACGGTCCTGTTCGCACACGCTGTATTCGACAGCCTCATGATGGCGATCTCGCTCATGTTCATGGGCTCTGTCGGCAACGTACTTATTGGTCTTGTCTACATTGTGCTGCCGATTCCGATTGCATGGCTTATCCGTAATTTCGACAGAAAAAAGAGGGCGAACCTTACGGTTCCTCCCTCAATGCTTCAATAA
- a CDS encoding YqzM family protein, whose translation MENVRDPREHLNEEPRDDLFDVAMGFGGFFGILFVIFAAAVIIKFVIS comes from the coding sequence ATGGAAAATGTTAGAGATCCACGCGAGCATTTGAATGAGGAACCGCGTGATGATTTATTCGATGTCGCAATGGGCTTTGGCGGGTTCTTCGGAATTCTGTTCGTTATTTTCGCCGCTGCGGTGATCATTAAATTTGTCATTTCGTAA
- a CDS encoding ABC transporter ATP-binding protein: MHIEVRNLNKSFGSHAAVQDVSFQIKRGKLIGLLGPSGGGKSTLLRMLAGLETPDSGDIFINGKRVNDVQPQLRGIGFVFQNYALFKHMTVFDNIAFGLTIRKTSKAEIKARVGELLDLTGLRGFEHRYPHQLSGGQRQRVAFARALAPRPELLLLDEPFAAIDAKVRKELRTWLKQLISTLGITSIFVTHDQDEAVEVADEMLIVSQGRLEQQGSPVHIYTDPQTAFVAGFIGHSSVVEQPTSLRGFESTSIAAGARALVRPEFVEVGREQEIQFPSAAEKGQVRHIFFRGAHLELDIQVGHNRLSAHRSLDQEPLQPGEEVSVLIHRLYVISDKTATMVENPLKVDPLPVHI, translated from the coding sequence ATGCACATTGAGGTACGGAATTTGAATAAGTCATTCGGCAGCCATGCTGCGGTGCAGGATGTTAGCTTCCAGATTAAGCGCGGCAAGCTGATTGGCTTGCTCGGGCCAAGCGGCGGCGGCAAGTCAACGCTGCTGCGGATGCTCGCAGGGCTTGAGACGCCGGATTCGGGTGACATCTTCATTAACGGGAAGAGAGTCAACGATGTTCAGCCTCAGCTTCGCGGTATTGGCTTCGTGTTTCAGAACTATGCACTGTTCAAGCATATGACGGTGTTTGACAATATCGCTTTTGGACTCACCATTCGCAAGACAAGCAAAGCCGAGATCAAAGCTCGGGTTGGTGAGCTGCTCGATCTGACCGGACTTCGCGGCTTCGAGCATCGCTATCCGCACCAGCTGTCTGGCGGCCAGCGGCAAAGGGTTGCTTTTGCCAGAGCGCTGGCACCGAGACCGGAGCTACTGCTGCTCGATGAGCCGTTCGCGGCGATCGACGCCAAGGTGCGCAAGGAGCTGCGCACATGGCTGAAGCAGCTGATCAGCACGCTCGGCATTACGTCGATCTTCGTCACGCATGACCAAGACGAAGCAGTTGAAGTAGCAGATGAGATGCTCATCGTCTCGCAGGGCAGATTGGAGCAGCAAGGCTCGCCGGTTCATATTTATACGGACCCGCAGACGGCTTTCGTTGCCGGCTTCATCGGTCATTCAAGCGTGGTGGAGCAGCCTACAAGCCTACGCGGCTTCGAGAGTACCTCGATTGCTGCAGGTGCAAGAGCGCTGGTAAGACCGGAGTTTGTGGAGGTTGGGCGCGAGCAGGAAATTCAGTTTCCTTCGGCTGCGGAGAAGGGCCAGGTACGGCATATTTTCTTCCGAGGCGCACATTTGGAGCTGGATATTCAGGTCGGTCATAACCGGTTATCCGCACATCGCTCGTTAGATCAAGAACCGCTGCAGCCTGGCGAGGAAGTATCGGTGCTCATTCACCGGCTCTACGTCATTTCGGATAAGACAGCGACAATGGTGGAAAATCCGCTGAAGGTAGACCCGCTGCCGGTTCATATCTGA